CAAGGTAGTTTTTCCCTCTTGCAACTGAAGTTTCAACCCTCTCTTCCTGATACACAGGACAGAAAAAGCTGCAAAAACCGCATTTCATACACTGGTCAGCAAATTTCTCTATTTTTTTAAGCTCTGTCAGGTCTTTCAAGCTCAACCCCCTTAATCCCAGATCTTGCCGGGGTTCATGATATTGTTCGGATCAATAAGTGCCTTGATCTTGATCATCAGTTCAACGGCAACAGGATCCACAGCCCGCCTGAAGAATTTCTGTTTTTCAAGTCCTATGCCGTGTTCCCCTGAAAGTACACCGCCCATTTCAACAGCACCCTCAATAATCCCATCCATAGCCTTTAATGACCTTTCATAGAGGTCCTTGTTTTTTATATCCGAAAGTATTGAAGGATGGAGGTTACCGTCGCCTGCATGACCCAGTATGCACATCTCAACGTCATATTTCTTTGCCAGATCCCTGCATCTTTTTATAAACTCGGGAATCTTACCCCTTGGAACCGTGACATCTTCTGCCATAACCGTAGGCGCCTTTCCAAAGACTGCTGCAAAACCAGCCTTCCTTGCCATCCAGTATTTGTTTGCCTCATCCATATCTTTTGCAACCCTGACATCCACAGCCCCGTATTTTTTCGTGATCTCGACAATCTTTTCAGTCTCCTTTTCAACTGCTTCAGGTATACCGTCGCATTCGAAAAGGAGTACTGCATCGGCATCCTTTGGAAGTCCCATAGGCATCATCTCCTCTATCCTGTTGATTACCCAGTTATCGAGAAGCTCAATCTTGCCCGGGATCACCCCGTTTTCCAGTACTCTGAATACGCTTTCGCCTGCCATTGCTATTTCAGCATATACGGCCATAATAGTTTTCTTCGCAGGCGGTATGGGGTTGAGCTTCAGCTCTGCCTTTGTGATAATGCCGAGTGTACCTTCAGAGCTGACAAAGATATGTAGCAGATCATAACCGACTACATTCTTCAATGTCCTGCCGCCGAAGTTCGTAATCCTGCCATCAGGGAGCACAACTTCAAGACCCAGGATATACTGTTTTGTTACCCCATACTTTACACAGGCCGGCCCGCCGGCATTTTCTGCTATGATCCCGCCAAGTGTTGCGCCGAGGAAGCTCTGGGGATCAGGAGGGAAGAACAGACCCTCTTTCATCAGTCTCATAGTAAGGTCCTGAAGCACAACGCCGGGTTCAACAGTAGCCGTCAGGTTTTCCTTATCAATTTTCACTATTGTGTTCATCTTAGTGGTGCACAGGACAACGCCGCCCATGATCGGCACCGAGCCGCCGCTTACGTTTGTACCCCCACCTCTCGGGGTTACCGGTATCTTTTCAGCATTGGCGATCTTCATGATCTCAGAGATCTCTTTTGTGTTTTTAGGAAATACGACGCAATCAGGTTCGTGGATCCAGCTCGTAGTCCCATCGTAAGAGTATGCCTTCAACGCTTCCGGTGTTGTAAGGACGTTCTCATTTCCAACGATTTTTTGAAACTCCGATACTAATGATTCTTTTAACATCCATACCCCCTATCCTACATATTATTTAAATTTGTTACACATTTTAATTTTCTTATATCGTTTTATTCCTTTATTGTCAAGA
This DNA window, taken from Pseudomonadota bacterium, encodes the following:
- a CDS encoding FAD-binding protein → MLKESLVSEFQKIVGNENVLTTPEALKAYSYDGTTSWIHEPDCVVFPKNTKEISEIMKIANAEKIPVTPRGGGTNVSGGSVPIMGGVVLCTTKMNTIVKIDKENLTATVEPGVVLQDLTMRLMKEGLFFPPDPQSFLGATLGGIIAENAGGPACVKYGVTKQYILGLEVVLPDGRITNFGGRTLKNVVGYDLLHIFVSSEGTLGIITKAELKLNPIPPAKKTIMAVYAEIAMAGESVFRVLENGVIPGKIELLDNWVINRIEEMMPMGLPKDADAVLLFECDGIPEAVEKETEKIVEITKKYGAVDVRVAKDMDEANKYWMARKAGFAAVFGKAPTVMAEDVTVPRGKIPEFIKRCRDLAKKYDVEMCILGHAGDGNLHPSILSDIKNKDLYERSLKAMDGIIEGAVEMGGVLSGEHGIGLEKQKFFRRAVDPVAVELMIKIKALIDPNNIMNPGKIWD